The Lagenorhynchus albirostris chromosome 6, mLagAlb1.1, whole genome shotgun sequence genome includes a window with the following:
- the LOC132521665 gene encoding gamma-crystallin A-like isoform X3, protein MGKITVYEDWGFQGRCYECSSDCPNLQPYVSRCNSIRVDSSCWMLYERPNYQGHQYFLWRGDYPNYQQWMGLNDSVHPCHTIPQTSSHRIKLYERHGYGGLVSELTEDCSCMHDHFQLNELHSLHMLEGWWVLCEMPNYQGW, encoded by the exons ATGGGAAAA ATCACCGTCTACGAGGACTGGGGCTTCCAGGGCCGCTGCTACGAGTGCAGCAGCGACTGCCCCAACCTGCAGCCCTACGTCAGCCGCTGCAACTCCATCCGGGTGGACAGCAGCTGCTGGATGCTCTACGAGCGCCCCAACTACCAGGGCCACCAGTACTTCCTGTGGCGTGGCGACTACCCCAACTACCAGCAGTGGATGGGCCTCAACGACTCCGTCCACCCCTGCCACACAATTCC ACAGACTAGCTCTCACAGGATAAAGCTGTATGAGAGACATGGCTACGGAGGCCTGGTGTCCGAGCTCACAGAGGACTGCTCCTGCATGCATGACCACTTCCAGCTCAATGAGCTCCACTCACTCCACATGCTGGAGGGCTGGTGGGTCCTCTGCGAGATGCCCAACTACCAGGGGTGGTAG
- the LOC132521666 gene encoding gamma-crystallin B-like isoform X1, whose amino-acid sequence MGKITFYEDRGFQGRCYECSSDCPNLQPYVSRCNSIRVDSGCWMLYERPNYQGHQYFLRRGDYPDYQQWMGFNDSVRSCRLIPTVSHSGTFRMRIYERDDFRGQMSEITDDCLSLQDRFHLNEIHSLNVLEGSWVLYELPNYRGRQYLLRPGEYRRYLDWGAMNAKAGSLRRVTDFY is encoded by the exons ATGGGAAAG ATCACCTTCTACGAGGACCGGGGCTTCCAGGGCCGCTGCTACGAGTGCAGCAGCGACTGCCCCAACCTGCAGCCCTACGTCAGCCGCTGCAACTCCATCCGGGTGGACAGCGGCTGCTGGATGCTCTATGAGCGCCCCAACTACCAGGGCCACCAGTACTTCCTGCGGCGCGGCGACTACCCCGACTACCAGCAGTGGATGGGCTTCAATGACTCCGTCCGCTCCTGCCGCCTCATCCCCACTGTGAGT CACTCCGGCACTTTCAGAATGAGAATCTATGAGAGAGATGACTTCAGAGGACAAATGTCAGAGATCACAGACGATTGTCTCTCTCTTCAGGACCGCTTCCACCTCAATGAGATCCACTCCCTCAATGTGCTGGAGGGCTCCTGGGTCCTTTACGAGCTGCCCAACTACAGGGGAAGGCAGTACCTCCTGAGGCCAGGGGAGTACAGGAGATATCTTGACTGGGGGGCGATGAATGCCAAGGCTGGTTCTCTAAGACGGGTGACagatttttactga
- the LOC132521665 gene encoding gamma-crystallin A-like isoform X1, with amino-acid sequence MGKITVYEDWGFQGRCYECSSDCPNLQPYVSRCNSIRVDSSCWMLYERPNYQGHQYFLWRGDYPNYQQWMGLNDSVHPCHTIPYMSLSSTRLISHRIKLYERHGYGGLVSELTEDCSCMHDHFQLNELHSLHMLEGWWVLCEMPNYQGW; translated from the exons ATGGGAAAA ATCACCGTCTACGAGGACTGGGGCTTCCAGGGCCGCTGCTACGAGTGCAGCAGCGACTGCCCCAACCTGCAGCCCTACGTCAGCCGCTGCAACTCCATCCGGGTGGACAGCAGCTGCTGGATGCTCTACGAGCGCCCCAACTACCAGGGCCACCAGTACTTCCTGTGGCGTGGCGACTACCCCAACTACCAGCAGTGGATGGGCCTCAACGACTCCGTCCACCCCTGCCACACAATTCCTTACATGAGTCTTAGTTCAACACGACTCAT CTCTCACAGGATAAAGCTGTATGAGAGACATGGCTACGGAGGCCTGGTGTCCGAGCTCACAGAGGACTGCTCCTGCATGCATGACCACTTCCAGCTCAATGAGCTCCACTCACTCCACATGCTGGAGGGCTGGTGGGTCCTCTGCGAGATGCCCAACTACCAGGGGTGGTAG
- the LOC132521665 gene encoding gamma-crystallin A-like isoform X2 gives MGKITVYEDWGFQGRCYECSSDCPNLQPYVSRCNSIRVDSSCWMLYERPNYQGHQYFLWRGDYPNYQQWMGLNDSVHPCHTIPYTSSHRIKLYERHGYGGLVSELTEDCSCMHDHFQLNELHSLHMLEGWWVLCEMPNYQGW, from the exons ATGGGAAAA ATCACCGTCTACGAGGACTGGGGCTTCCAGGGCCGCTGCTACGAGTGCAGCAGCGACTGCCCCAACCTGCAGCCCTACGTCAGCCGCTGCAACTCCATCCGGGTGGACAGCAGCTGCTGGATGCTCTACGAGCGCCCCAACTACCAGGGCCACCAGTACTTCCTGTGGCGTGGCGACTACCCCAACTACCAGCAGTGGATGGGCCTCAACGACTCCGTCCACCCCTGCCACACAATTCCTTAC ACTAGCTCTCACAGGATAAAGCTGTATGAGAGACATGGCTACGGAGGCCTGGTGTCCGAGCTCACAGAGGACTGCTCCTGCATGCATGACCACTTCCAGCTCAATGAGCTCCACTCACTCCACATGCTGGAGGGCTGGTGGGTCCTCTGCGAGATGCCCAACTACCAGGGGTGGTAG
- the LOC132521666 gene encoding gamma-crystallin B-like isoform X3: MGKITFYEDRGFQGRCYECSSDCPNLQPYVSRCNSIRVDSGCWMLYERPNYQGHQYFLRRGDYPDYQQWMGFNDSVRSCRLIPTVSSHRMRIYERDDFRGQMSEITDDCLSLQDRFHLNEIHSLNVLEGSWVLYELPNYRGRQYLLRPGEYRRYLDWGAMNAKAGSLRRVTDFY; the protein is encoded by the exons ATGGGAAAG ATCACCTTCTACGAGGACCGGGGCTTCCAGGGCCGCTGCTACGAGTGCAGCAGCGACTGCCCCAACCTGCAGCCCTACGTCAGCCGCTGCAACTCCATCCGGGTGGACAGCGGCTGCTGGATGCTCTATGAGCGCCCCAACTACCAGGGCCACCAGTACTTCCTGCGGCGCGGCGACTACCCCGACTACCAGCAGTGGATGGGCTTCAATGACTCCGTCCGCTCCTGCCGCCTCATCCCCACTGTGAGT TCACATAG AATGAGAATCTATGAGAGAGATGACTTCAGAGGACAAATGTCAGAGATCACAGACGATTGTCTCTCTCTTCAGGACCGCTTCCACCTCAATGAGATCCACTCCCTCAATGTGCTGGAGGGCTCCTGGGTCCTTTACGAGCTGCCCAACTACAGGGGAAGGCAGTACCTCCTGAGGCCAGGGGAGTACAGGAGATATCTTGACTGGGGGGCGATGAATGCCAAGGCTGGTTCTCTAAGACGGGTGACagatttttactga
- the LOC132521666 gene encoding gamma-crystallin B-like isoform X2, with translation MGKITFYEDRGFQGRCYECSSDCPNLQPYVSRCNSIRVDSGCWMLYERPNYQGHQYFLRRGDYPDYQQWMGFNDSVRSCRLIPTHSGTFRMRIYERDDFRGQMSEITDDCLSLQDRFHLNEIHSLNVLEGSWVLYELPNYRGRQYLLRPGEYRRYLDWGAMNAKAGSLRRVTDFY, from the exons ATGGGAAAG ATCACCTTCTACGAGGACCGGGGCTTCCAGGGCCGCTGCTACGAGTGCAGCAGCGACTGCCCCAACCTGCAGCCCTACGTCAGCCGCTGCAACTCCATCCGGGTGGACAGCGGCTGCTGGATGCTCTATGAGCGCCCCAACTACCAGGGCCACCAGTACTTCCTGCGGCGCGGCGACTACCCCGACTACCAGCAGTGGATGGGCTTCAATGACTCCGTCCGCTCCTGCCGCCTCATCCCCACT CACTCCGGCACTTTCAGAATGAGAATCTATGAGAGAGATGACTTCAGAGGACAAATGTCAGAGATCACAGACGATTGTCTCTCTCTTCAGGACCGCTTCCACCTCAATGAGATCCACTCCCTCAATGTGCTGGAGGGCTCCTGGGTCCTTTACGAGCTGCCCAACTACAGGGGAAGGCAGTACCTCCTGAGGCCAGGGGAGTACAGGAGATATCTTGACTGGGGGGCGATGAATGCCAAGGCTGGTTCTCTAAGACGGGTGACagatttttactga